One window from the genome of Lutra lutra chromosome X, mLutLut1.2, whole genome shotgun sequence encodes:
- the LOC125092017 gene encoding small ubiquitin-related modifier 1-like — MSEANHTMDNDQEANPSNEDVDGKKPEEHIKLKVIREDSTEVHFRVKMKTHLKKLKECYCQRQGVPMHSFRFLFDGKRIADNHTAKGLGMEEDDVIEVYQEQNGGHSMI, encoded by the coding sequence ATGAGTGAAGCCAACCACACCATGGATAATGACCAGGAGGCAAACCCTTCCAATGAGGATGTGGACGGGAAGAAGCCAGAAGAACACATTAAACTCAAAGTCATCAGAGAGGATAGCACTGAGGTACATTtcagagtgaaaatgaaaacacatctgaaGAAACTCAAAGAATGCTACTGTCAAAGACAAGGAGTTCCAATGCACTCATTTAGATTTCTGTTTGATGGTAAGAGAATTGCTGACAACCACACCGCCAAAGGGCTAGGAATGGAGGAAGATGATGTAATTGAAGTTTACCAGGAACAAAATGGGGGTCATTCAATGATTTAG